The genomic window TTCGCGAACTCGCCCCGTCGCCAGGTGATCCGGCGACCGAGCGGCTGTTGTCGCTGTGGCAGCGGTACATCGGCCGCGAACAACGACGGATCCTCGACGGTGTACGGCCCTACGTCCCCAGCGACGAACTCGACCTGGAAGCCGCCCAGTTCGTCGCCGAGGATGCCGGAGTCGACGACCCGACCGCCGTGGCGGCGTTGGCCCTGTCGGGTCGTCGGCTTCCGCCGTGGCCCGACACCGTGGCGGGGCTCGCCCGCCTCGCCGAAGCGTTCCCGTTGATCGGGCTCTCCAGTGCGAGCCGGACGGCGCTGCTGGGACTCAACGCCCATGCGGGACTGCGCTGGCATCAGGCCCTGTCCGCCGAAGACGTCCGGACCTACAAGCCGGACCCGGCGGTCTACCAACTCGCCGTCACCGTCTCCGGCCGGCCGCCGGAGCGACTGCTGCTGGTCGCCGCCCACGCCTGGGACCTGCGCGGCGCACAGCGCCTCGGCCTGCGCACCGCCTACGTGGCCCGCCCCGGCGGCGACCCGCCCACCGCCACGGACCGCTTCGACCTGCACGCCGCCGACCTGAGCGACCTGGCCGACCAGCTCGGCCGCGCCCGAGGTTCGTCCGACTGATCACTGCTGCTCGCTTCTCATCTCGCTGTCGGCTGGGAGCGGCTTTGGTTGCCTCCTCCGGTATCCGGTCCCACGGTCTCCCCTTGCCTGAGCTATCGATTTTCGATAGATTTCTATCGCTGATCGGTCGGAGGAGGATGTGGTGGGGAAGCTGACGGTGCTGGCGCTGCGGGCCGTGGTCGTCTTGTTGTTCGTCGGTTCGGTGTTCGTGCAGACGGTGATGGTGCCGCTGCTGGCCGTGGACCTGGATGATCTCGGCCGGGACGCGGCGCATCTGCGCACACCGGTGCTCGTGATCGTGGTCCTGGGAGTGGTGACGGTCCAGGTCGTCCTGGTCTGTGTGTGGCGGCTGGTGACGATGGTCCGGCGTGACACGGTGTTCTCGCACGCCGCCTTCCGGTACGTGCACGGCGTGATCGGGGCGATGGTGGCGGCCGCAGCCCTGGTGTTCACGCTCGGCGTGGTCCTGGCACCCGGCGAGGCCGTGCCACCGGGCATCGTGCTTCTGCTGGGCGGGGTCACCCTGGCCGTCCTGGGGATGGCGCTCATCGTGCTCGTCCTGCGGATGCTGCTCGCCCAGGCCGTCACGCGCGACATCGAGGCGACGCAGATGCGGGCCGAGCTGGCCGAGGTGATCTGATGCCGATCGCCGTCGACATAGACGTGATGCTCGCCAAGAGGAAGATGTCCGTGGGCGAACTCGCGGAACGGGTCGGGATCACGCCCGCCAACCTGGCGGTCCTCAAGAACGGCCGCGCCAAGGCGGTCCGCTTCACGACCCTCGCCGCGCTCTGCGAAGTGCTCGAATGCCAGCCGGGAGACCTGCTGCGCTGGGAGACCGGCGGCTCCGAGGACGGATGACACCGGCGGCCCGGTCTGCCGACGGTCGAGCGGCTGACACTGCCGCGTCTGAACAACGCGGCTGCTTGTCCGAGGGGGAGCCGATAGCGTGCGGACATGACGGATGATGCGGAGCGGCCGCTGCTCTTCCTCGATGTCGACGGAACGCTCCTGCCCTATGGAGGCGCGCGGCTTCCGGCGGCCCATGAGGGCTGGGACGGTTGGCAGGAGACGTCGAATCCCCAGCTGGCGAAGATCGACCTCGCTCACGGTGCGCGTCTGCTGCGGTTGCCCTGCGATCTGGTGTGGGCCACCGCATGGATGGAGGACGCCAACGAGGTGATCGCTCCGCTGCTCGGGCTGCCGGCGCTCCCGGTGGCGGCCCTGCCGGAGGAGGACGTGACGGGCGTCCTGCACTGGAAGACCAAAGCCCTCCTCCAGGCGGCCGCCGGACGCCCGTTCATCTGGGTCGACGACGAGATCACCGATCCCGACCGCGCCTGGGTGTCGGCGCATCATCGAGGGCCGGCCCTCCTCCACCGCGTCGATTCCGAGACCGGCCTCACCGAAGCGGACTTCGCCGTACTCCATGACTGGCTCGGCTACGACGGCCGGCTCACCACACCGTCCCGCACCACCAGCGGCTCGGGCCGGCCCTCCTCGTAGAACCGGGTCCAGCCCAGCTCGACGCCGCCGTCCGGACGTCGGTGGACATCCCCGGCCCTGGCGGTGAGCCAGCCGAGGAGTTCGCCAGTGCGCTCGAAGTCGTCGAGGTGAATCGCCTGCCGTCCGTCCTCCGTCCTCCGCCCTCCCGGATGGTGTCGGTCGCCCCTTCGGTGAAACCCGGAGCCGAGGAAGACAGGTCCGCAGCACGCCTGGGAGGCCACGTGTCCGGTATCTCCGACGCCCTGTACCGGCGGGTCCGCGAAGAGGTCGCCGACCGCGCCGAGGCGTTGTGGCAGGTCGCGTCGGCGCTGCACGCCGATCCGGAGTACGCGTTCGCCGAGCGGCGGGCGGCGGCGCTGCTGACGGGCGAGCTGCGCCGGGCCGGTTTCGATGTGCGTGCGGGCGTGGCGGGGATGCCGACGGCCTTCGTGGCGCGCTCGGGTACGGAGCGGCCCGCGGTGGCGCTGCTGCTGGAGTACGACGCCCTGCCGGGGCTGGGCCACGCCTGCGGCCACAACCTGATCGCCGCCGCGGGTCTGGGCGCCGCGCTCGCCGCCCGTACGGCGCTGGACGGGAGCGCCGGATCGGTGCTGGCCGTGGGTACCCCGGCCGAGGAGGGAGGCGGGGGCAAGGCACTGGAGGTGGAGGCGGGCGTCTTCGACGACATCGACGCCGCGCTCATGTTCCATCCGGGCGTGTACGACTGGGCGCGTGCCCCGCTGACGGCGCAGGAGCAGTACCGGGTCGCCTTCCACGGGCGCGCCGCCCACCCCACGGGCAACCCCACCGAGGGCATCGACGCGCTCGCGGCCCTCGTCGAGCTGTTCAACGTGCTGGCCGCGCTCGGCCGTCGGCTGCCGGAGGCCTCCCACATCCAGGGCATCATCACCCACGGAGGAGAGGCCACGAACATCGTCCCCGAGTACGCGGAGGGACGGTTCGGGCTGCGCGCGGCCACCACCGAGGCACTGGACGACCTTGCCGGACGCCTGGCCACATGTGCCGCGGGCGTGGCTCAGGCGACCGGCACGACCGTCGCCGTCGAGCGGGCCACGATCCGTTACGAGCACTTCCGGGACAGCGGGACGCTGTCCGAGCGCTTCGCCGCCCACCTGGACCGCGCGGGTGTCCGTTCGACCCCGCCCGCTCACGGCGTGTACCTCGGATCGTCCGACATCGGCAACGTCAGCGCCCGCGTTCCGGCCATCCACCCCTTCGTCGCGATCATGGACGAGGACGGCTCCGACCACACACCCGAGTTCGCCGCGGCCGCGGTCTCCGCCCGGGCCCGCCGCGTGCTCCCTGCGGTCACGGAGGCGCTGGCATGCACGGCGATCGACGTCTTGCGCGACGCGGACCTGCGGGAACGGGCCTGGAGTGCGCACGGCCGCCCCGCCACCGGGCACTGATCGACGCCATACCCGCGCCCGCCTCCCTGCTCTTGTTCGTCCACCGGCTGCGAGCCCGGAGGAACGGCCGGGCCCCCGCAACCGTACGCACCTCTCCTGACGTCCCCTCTCGGGAGCTGCGGATGATCGCCGCGCGTACCTTTCGACTGGAGGACCGATGACGGACACGGCCGTCGGCACTCCCGCGCCCCCGGCGGGGCGACGGGCGAACGGCAAGGGCGGCCGACGCGGACGGACGTGGGGGCTGCTGGGCTGCGGCGTCCTTCTCGCCGTGCCGACCGCCCTGCTCGTCGTACGGCTGACCGGGCTGGACGCGGGAACACCGCTCGCCGTTCCCGTGGTGCTCTTCCCCTACGGCACGGTGCTCAGCGTGCTGTCGCTGGTCGCCGTGCTCGCCGTTCCCGCTCTGCGCTCGCGCTGGGCGGTGGCAGCGGTCGGGCTTCTCGCGGCGGCTCAAGTCGCCCTACTGGTACCCCGGTTTCTGCCGGACCAGCGGCATGTCCCGGCGCAGGCAGCCGAGTTGCGGGTGGCCACGGTCAACGCCCACGTCGGCGATGCGGACCCCCGAGCGCTGGTGCGGCTGGTCCGGACGGAACGGATCGACGTACTGGCCGTGCAGGAACTGCCGTCCGCCGGCGTCGGCGCGCTCGCCGACGCCGGTCTGGACAGGCTGCTGCCCCACCAGGAACTCCACCCCGAGTACGACACCTCGATCTATTCGAGGATCCCCCTGACCCACGGCGGCCCCCTGGACGCCGACACGGCCTGGCCGCAGACCACCGCGGAGGTGACGGTCGGCGACCGGACCGTACGGCTGGTGGCCGTCCACACGTACTACCCGCTCGGTGACGCGGAGCGCTGGACACGGGACATGACCGCCCTCGCCTCCGTCGCCCGGAACAGCGGACCGGACACCGTCTTCCTGGGAGACTTCAACGCCTCCCTCGACCACGCGCCGATGCGCGAGCTGCTCGCGGCGGGTCTCACGGACATCCACGCCGAACTCGGCCGCGGAGGGGCGCGAACCTGGCCTGCGGGCAAGCCCCTCGTACCGCCGCTGATCCAGATCGACCACGTCCTGCACGGCTCCGGCCTGGCAGGCGTCTCCGTCGCCGAACGGACCGTACCGGGCACCGACCACCGGGCTGTCGTCGCCGCACTGGCACTGCTGCCCCGCACCGGTACGACCGACGCGTAGCGGGCAGCGAACACACCGGCCCTGCCCGCCTGCGGCGGATGATCACCGCTTCCTTCCGACGCCCCCGAAGTGGGTGACCTCGACGTCCTCGTCCGTGTCCTCGGGGCGCCAGCGGGAGCAGGAGACGAGGCCCGGCGGAAGTAGTTCGACGCCGTCGAAGAGACGGGCGAGGTCGGCGCGGCTGCGCAGCGTCATCGGGGCCGACCCCTGGCCGTTCCAGTAGTCGACCGCCGCGGCCATCGCCTCACCGTCGACCTCGGTGGTGGGGTGGGAGATGACGAGGTGACTGCCGGAGGGGACGGCGTCCAGGAGACGGCGCACGATGGTGACCGCCTCGTCGGTGTCCATGATGAAGTTGAGGACGCCCAGCATGGTGATCGCGACCGGCTTCTCGAAGTCGAGCGTGGCCGCGGCGCCCCGCAGGACCGCCTCGGGGTCGTGCAGGTCGGCCTCGATGTAGCCGGTGGCCCCCTCGGGTGTGCTGGTGAGCAGGGCGTGAGCGTGCGTCAGGACAATGGGGTCGTTGTCGACGTAGACGATCCGACAGGACGGGTCGACGCGCTGGGCGACCTCGTGGGTGTTGTCCGCGCTGGGCAGACCGGTCCCTATGTCCAGGAACTGGCGGATGCCCGCCTCGGCGGCCAGGAAACGGACGGCGCGAGCCAGGAAACGGCGGTCGGCGACGGCCGAGCGGGGAAGTTCGGGCACGAAGGACAGGATCTGATCCCCTACCTTCTCGTCGACCTCGTAGTGGTCCTTCCCTCCCAGCCAGTAGTTCCAGATCCTGGCGGAATGAGAGACATCCGTCCGGAGCCGGGTGATGCGTGCGACACCTTCGTCGTGGGGCGAGGGGTCGGACATGCCGTGTGGTCTCCTTCGGTCGGTTCGCATCATGACGCTGCTCAACGTAGGCACAACTGCTTGGCCACCGCAGCCAGTTGACGGACTCGGCCCGCGCGCGACGCCCTGCCCGGGCAGGCTCCTCTCGCCGCTTCGCCCTCACCCGGGATACGGCGAAGGCCCCGGTCCGGGCGGGCCCAGGAGTAAAGGATCAGCGGTCCGGACCCTGCCGACCGTCGGCGACACCGTGGGGGCGATCGCTGCCGCCCGGGGCCGGGGACGACGCCGTGGCCGCTGGGAAGCGCGGCCCCACCGCCCGGGCGGTGGCAGCGAGCTGTTCCGGCGTCAGCTCGCCACCGGCCTCTCCGCAGACGAGGGCCGCCGTCGCGTAGCCGGGCCTACCCGGCAGCGGTGGAGCGGGCGTGCCACAGGTCGCGGAGCAGCGCGATCTCGGCCATGTGGTGGATGAATTCGAGGTTGTCCCCCGAGAGCACGGCGATGTACGGATTGTCGGCGTCGTTGCTGTACGGGTACCGAGAGAAGCCGACCGTGTCGAGTTGTTCGTCGGTGACGGCTCCGACGCTGTCGCGCCAGCGGTCGACCGACGCCCAGAACCGCTCCAGCGTCAAGGCGGCGGAGGGGGAGAAGTCGACCATCAGCTTCGGATCCCGCCGCCGTTCGCCGAAGGTCCACTCCCATGCGCCGGCGAACTGGAGATGCAGATGCCCCAGCCGCCACGCGATGGTCGTGATCGGCGTCTCGTCGGGCTCCGGCTCACCGGTGTGGGCGAGGACCTCCTCGACCCGCTCGACACTCACACTCCAGTCATCGGCGATCTTGGCGACGGACATGCCGCCGGCGGCCTGACGGGCGACTTCGGCGTACTCGCTCGCAGGGATGTCCGGCGCGCCCAGGTCGAGCACCCACTCGCCCGGCCCGAACGCCCTGGGTGTCACCGCTTCGCCCCGGCGCCGGAGCGACCAGCAACCCGGTACCGGCTCCCACAGGTACTCCTCGTCGCCGAGCCCCGCCAGCCGTACCCCGGCCATCTCCCTGGCCTTGTCGAACTGCTCGAGCAGCAAGCCCAAACGGTCCGTCCGCACACCCTCGATCTCCATGCCGGCTCCCCTCTCGGTCGCATCTCGCATCTCGCATCTCGCCTGTCGTAGCTCGCTGCGCTCAGCGGAAGCTAGCGGCTCACCTCCCGGGGCGCGACCGATTTCCTCGCCACGAAGCGGTGCGGCCCCACCCGCACCGTTCAGGCGGTGTGGCGGCGAGTTCGCTCAGGTCCCGGTCGGGGGGTCGAGCATCATTCCGGGGGCCGATGATGCCGGGCGTACACGTCTGCGGGGCCGTACCGGGCCGCCGCGGCTCCGGTGGCGAGGGCCCAGTAGCGGTCGCCGTAGGACCAGTGCCACCACTCCGTGGGGTAGTTGGTGAGGCCGGCCGTGCTGAGGGCGGCGGACAGGGTACGGCGGTTGCGACGGGCGGTGGCGGCGAGGCCCGGGGCATCCGTGTAGCAGGCGCCGTCGCTCTCCTCCGGGCCGGCGTTCACCGGGGTGCCCAGGTCCAGTTCGGTGCCGGAGGCGGTGCACAGGGTCAGGTCGACCGCGGCGCCCGCGACATGCGGGCCGATCTCCGGCGGGGACAGGGAACGGCTCGTCCGGGTGCGCAGATACGGCTCCGGCCAGTCGGGGTGGGACGCGCGCAACTCGGCCTCGTACGCGTCGAAGTACCGCTGCTGCAGGACGAGCGGGCGGTAGCCCTCCGTGACCAGCAGGCGCAGCCCCTCGGGCAGCAGCCGGGCGGCGCGGGCCAGCCGCCACGCCACGCCCTCACGCAGGAGGGCGTAGGCGCCCGCCGGGTCGGCCAGCCGGGTGTCGACGCGCAGGAACGACAACTCCCGCAGATCCACGAGGGGTTCGCGGCAGTCGCGGACCGGGATACCGGCCGATCGGGGGTCGTTCATGCGGATGATCTCTGACATCTCAGTCCTGTGGGAGGTGGTGCGACCGCACCACGATGCCCCCGGAGCCGGTCGGGTGACCGGTCCCGGGGGCTCCCCCGTGGTGCCTGGCTCTCGTTGCTCGCCGCTCGCTACTTCCTGGGCGTCACGTAGCCGACGACGTCACCGGCCTTGGTGTTGTGCCGGGTGCGCTTGTAGACACCCTCGGTGCCGCCGTTGCCGCTCTTGGTGGTGTTGCCCTCGATGGTCGTCAGCGCCTTGGTCTTGGGGTTGTAGCCGATGACGATGCCGATGTGGTCGACGTCCCAGCCGTTGGTCCCGAGGCTCGGTGAGCCGCCGTCCCAGTCGTAGAGGACCGCGTCACCGATCTTCGGGGTGTAGGAACCCCGCGCGTGCCACGTGCCGATGGAGTTGCGGGCCCGGTAGAAGGAGCCGGCGAAGGCGTCGGTGCCCTTCGTCCGGGCGCCGGCGTTCTTCCAGACGTAGCGGACGAAGTCGGCGCACCAGTTGTTGTAGCGCCACTGCAACCCGCCGACCTTCTTGCACTTGCCGACCGAGCCGCTCTTCGGGGCGGTGGCGACAGCGCTGTAGTAGTTGCAGTTGCCGGCCATCTCACGGTTGCGCGGCGACAGTCCCACCTGCTGCTGCGCCTTGCTCTTGATGGCAGTCTGGAGCGAGACCGCCGCGGACACGGAGGCCGACTGCGGTGACACGGGCGCGGCCGAAGCCGCCTCCGCGGTCAGTGCTCCGCCCGCGAGGGCCGAGATCAGCAGGAGGGTGGCGGCGCGCCGTGCGGGCACCTTGGCTGTGCTGGGCTTGGTGATGCTGGGCATCGGAAGTCCTTTCCCCGTTGAATCCCCGTTGGTGCCGGGGGAGTTCGGTCTGTTCCCGTTCCCCTCCGACACCAAGAAGCTTCGCGGGGCCCGCTACAACTTCCCTTCAGGTCCTCTCGACGTTCCCGCTGCCACCCTTGAAGGACCTCTGCCTGGCCCTTTACGACTCCCGCGCCTCGTGTGCCTCGTACGCGGTGAACACCTCGCCCGCCTCGGCCCGCAGGGCGGCAGCCCCCCGCTCGTCGCCGAGGCGGTCCCGTAGTTCCGCGAGGGTGCGCAGAGTGCGGGCCCGGGGAAGGGGGAGCCGCAGGGTCTCCCAGAGGGTGACGGACGCGGTGAGGTGGGTCTCTGCGTCGGTCAACTGACCCTCGGCGAGGGCGCATTCGCCGAGAGTGCGTCGTACCAGGGCCTCGCCCCACCGGTCGTCGTACGTCCGGCACACGTCGAGCAGACCGGCCAGGTCCGCCGCCGCTTCCCGGGTGCGTCCCAGCCTCAGGCGTGCCTTCGCCCGGGCCTGTGCCGCGTACGCGCTCATCAGGCGGTCGCCGAACTCCTGGAGAATCGCCAGGGACCGGCCGGACAGTTCCTCGGCCGCCTCGTACTCGCCGAGCGCGCGGTGCAGCAACCCGTACGTCCGCAGGGCGAGCGCCTCGCCGCGCCGGCTGCCGAGACGACGGTAGGCGGCCAGGGACTCGTCGAGGAGGACACGGGCGGTGGCGTACTCACCGAGTTCGAGGTGGACGGACCCGGCGAAACGACAGGCGAGGCCCAGCCCCGCAGCGTCGTCGAGCCGTCTGAAGTCGTCGATGGCGCGGGTCAGTTCGCGCGCGGCGTCCTGCAACCGGCCCTGTTCCCGGTAGGTGCTGCCCAGGCCCGCGAGGGCCGCCGCGTGTCCCCGCGCGTCACCGAGCTCGGCGCACAGGCCGACCGCCTGCTGGTAGTGGGTCATGGATTCGGTGAAGTTGTCCTGCTCGTAACGGAGTTGGCCGAGGCCGATGAGCAGCAGGGCCTCCCCGGTGCGGTCCTCGGCGCGGCGTACGGCGGCCAACGCGGCTTCGTGGGTGCGTGACCACGAGTCGAAGCGGTTGTTGACGATGTAGGCGGACGAGCACAGGGTGACGGCGGCCTCGCGGGCGAGCGCGTGCAGGTCCATGGCGGCGGCACGCTCGACGGCGGCGGCGATCGCGCCGGCCTCCGCCTCGAACCATCCGGTCGGGTCGGCCAGCACCTGGCCGGCGGCCCGGTCGCCGACCGGCCACAGGGTGCGCGGGTTCTGGAGCACCACCTCCCCGGAGGGTCCGGCGGCGGTCGCCCGGGCGGTGAGCCACAGCCAGCCGCCGAGCGCCCGGCCGAGGGTGGCGGCACGCTCGGCGCGCGGTTCCTCCGCCTCGGCGCGCTCGGCCGCGTACACCCGGACCAGGTCGTGCAGTCCGAAGCGCGGCTGCCCGGCGCGGTCGATGCCGGTGAAGTGGAGCAGCTGCGCGTCGATGAGTCGCTCCACGACGTCTTCGGCGTCCTCGGTGCCCTGCGTCTGCGGCAGATCCAGCAGCGCGGCCACCGTCCAGGCGGCCACATCGGGCGCGCCGAGCAGCCCGAGGCGCCGC from Streptomyces sp. DSM 40750 includes these protein-coding regions:
- a CDS encoding HAD domain-containing protein, encoding MTDDAERPLLFLDVDGTLLPYGGARLPAAHEGWDGWQETSNPQLAKIDLAHGARLLRLPCDLVWATAWMEDANEVIAPLLGLPALPVAALPEEDVTGVLHWKTKALLQAAAGRPFIWVDDEITDPDRAWVSAHHRGPALLHRVDSETGLTEADFAVLHDWLGYDGRLTTPSRTTSGSGRPSS
- a CDS encoding M15 family metallopeptidase yields the protein MSEIIRMNDPRSAGIPVRDCREPLVDLRELSFLRVDTRLADPAGAYALLREGVAWRLARAARLLPEGLRLLVTEGYRPLVLQQRYFDAYEAELRASHPDWPEPYLRTRTSRSLSPPEIGPHVAGAAVDLTLCTASGTELDLGTPVNAGPEESDGACYTDAPGLAATARRNRRTLSAALSTAGLTNYPTEWWHWSYGDRYWALATGAAAARYGPADVYARHHRPPE
- a CDS encoding DUF2975 domain-containing protein, with the protein product MGKLTVLALRAVVVLLFVGSVFVQTVMVPLLAVDLDDLGRDAAHLRTPVLVIVVLGVVTVQVVLVCVWRLVTMVRRDTVFSHAAFRYVHGVIGAMVAAAALVFTLGVVLAPGEAVPPGIVLLLGGVTLAVLGMALIVLVLRMLLAQAVTRDIEATQMRAELAEVI
- a CDS encoding endonuclease/exonuclease/phosphatase family protein, whose translation is MTDTAVGTPAPPAGRRANGKGGRRGRTWGLLGCGVLLAVPTALLVVRLTGLDAGTPLAVPVVLFPYGTVLSVLSLVAVLAVPALRSRWAVAAVGLLAAAQVALLVPRFLPDQRHVPAQAAELRVATVNAHVGDADPRALVRLVRTERIDVLAVQELPSAGVGALADAGLDRLLPHQELHPEYDTSIYSRIPLTHGGPLDADTAWPQTTAEVTVGDRTVRLVAVHTYYPLGDAERWTRDMTALASVARNSGPDTVFLGDFNASLDHAPMRELLAAGLTDIHAELGRGGARTWPAGKPLVPPLIQIDHVLHGSGLAGVSVAERTVPGTDHRAVVAALALLPRTGTTDA
- a CDS encoding haloacid dehalogenase type II, coding for MSELEIDAVVLDVLGTLVDEPAGLRAGIRELAPSPGDPATERLLSLWQRYIGREQRRILDGVRPYVPSDELDLEAAQFVAEDAGVDDPTAVAALALSGRRLPPWPDTVAGLARLAEAFPLIGLSSASRTALLGLNAHAGLRWHQALSAEDVRTYKPDPAVYQLAVTVSGRPPERLLLVAAHAWDLRGAQRLGLRTAYVARPGGDPPTATDRFDLHAADLSDLADQLGRARGSSD
- a CDS encoding helix-turn-helix domain-containing protein gives rise to the protein MPIAVDIDVMLAKRKMSVGELAERVGITPANLAVLKNGRAKAVRFTTLAALCEVLECQPGDLLRWETGGSEDG
- a CDS encoding SAM-dependent methyltransferase, which encodes MSDPSPHDEGVARITRLRTDVSHSARIWNYWLGGKDHYEVDEKVGDQILSFVPELPRSAVADRRFLARAVRFLAAEAGIRQFLDIGTGLPSADNTHEVAQRVDPSCRIVYVDNDPIVLTHAHALLTSTPEGATGYIEADLHDPEAVLRGAAATLDFEKPVAITMLGVLNFIMDTDEAVTIVRRLLDAVPSGSHLVISHPTTEVDGEAMAAAVDYWNGQGSAPMTLRSRADLARLFDGVELLPPGLVSCSRWRPEDTDEDVEVTHFGGVGRKR
- a CDS encoding CHAP domain-containing protein, coding for MPSITKPSTAKVPARRAATLLLISALAGGALTAEAASAAPVSPQSASVSAAVSLQTAIKSKAQQQVGLSPRNREMAGNCNYYSAVATAPKSGSVGKCKKVGGLQWRYNNWCADFVRYVWKNAGARTKGTDAFAGSFYRARNSIGTWHARGSYTPKIGDAVLYDWDGGSPSLGTNGWDVDHIGIVIGYNPKTKALTTIEGNTTKSGNGGTEGVYKRTRHNTKAGDVVGYVTPRK
- a CDS encoding DinB family protein — translated: MEIEGVRTDRLGLLLEQFDKAREMAGVRLAGLGDEEYLWEPVPGCWSLRRRGEAVTPRAFGPGEWVLDLGAPDIPASEYAEVARQAAGGMSVAKIADDWSVSVERVEEVLAHTGEPEPDETPITTIAWRLGHLHLQFAGAWEWTFGERRRDPKLMVDFSPSAALTLERFWASVDRWRDSVGAVTDEQLDTVGFSRYPYSNDADNPYIAVLSGDNLEFIHHMAEIALLRDLWHARSTAAG
- a CDS encoding tetratricopeptide repeat protein, with amino-acid sequence MRCAITSRARLAGLDGASRTGLDVLDDELGIELLARIAGDGDVRRDPEAARRIVALCGGLPLALRIAGARLATRRHWTPRMLADRLADERRRLDELTVGDLEVRTGLGLSYDALDALGRTALRRLGLLGAPDVAAWTVAALLDLPQTQGTEDAEDVVERLIDAQLLHFTGIDRAGQPRFGLHDLVRVYAAERAEAEEPRAERAATLGRALGGWLWLTARATAAGPSGEVVLQNPRTLWPVGDRAAGQVLADPTGWFEAEAGAIAAAVERAAAMDLHALAREAAVTLCSSAYIVNNRFDSWSRTHEAALAAVRRAEDRTGEALLLIGLGQLRYEQDNFTESMTHYQQAVGLCAELGDARGHAAALAGLGSTYREQGRLQDAARELTRAIDDFRRLDDAAGLGLACRFAGSVHLELGEYATARVLLDESLAAYRRLGSRRGEALALRTYGLLHRALGEYEAAEELSGRSLAILQEFGDRLMSAYAAQARAKARLRLGRTREAAADLAGLLDVCRTYDDRWGEALVRRTLGECALAEGQLTDAETHLTASVTLWETLRLPLPRARTLRTLAELRDRLGDERGAAALRAEAGEVFTAYEAHEARES
- a CDS encoding amidohydrolase produces the protein MSGISDALYRRVREEVADRAEALWQVASALHADPEYAFAERRAAALLTGELRRAGFDVRAGVAGMPTAFVARSGTERPAVALLLEYDALPGLGHACGHNLIAAAGLGAALAARTALDGSAGSVLAVGTPAEEGGGGKALEVEAGVFDDIDAALMFHPGVYDWARAPLTAQEQYRVAFHGRAAHPTGNPTEGIDALAALVELFNVLAALGRRLPEASHIQGIITHGGEATNIVPEYAEGRFGLRAATTEALDDLAGRLATCAAGVAQATGTTVAVERATIRYEHFRDSGTLSERFAAHLDRAGVRSTPPAHGVYLGSSDIGNVSARVPAIHPFVAIMDEDGSDHTPEFAAAAVSARARRVLPAVTEALACTAIDVLRDADLRERAWSAHGRPATGH